One region of Marispirochaeta aestuarii genomic DNA includes:
- the rpmJ gene encoding 50S ribosomal protein L36 → MKVRVSVKPMCDKCKVIKRRGVVRIICDNPKHKQRQK, encoded by the coding sequence ATGAAGGTAAGAGTTAGCGTTAAACCTATGTGTGATAAATGCAAGGTTATTAAGCGGCGCGGCGTTGTCCGGATAATTTGCGATAATCCCAAACACAAGCAGCGTCAGAAGTAG
- the rpmD gene encoding 50S ribosomal protein L30 produces the protein MKLRIKLVNSVIGRPQNQRRVVEALGLKKLNSTADHDDVPSIRGMVRKVSHLVQVEEIK, from the coding sequence ATGAAATTACGGATCAAACTTGTTAACAGCGTAATTGGACGCCCGCAGAACCAGAGGCGGGTAGTTGAAGCCCTGGGCTTAAAAAAGCTGAACAGCACGGCTGACCATGACGATGTCCCATCTATCCGGGGTATGGTCAGGAAGGTTTCTCACCTGGTTCAGGTAGAGGAGATCAAATAA
- the rpsD gene encoding 30S ribosomal protein S4, protein MARYVGPACRLCRAEHTKLFLKGERCNSPKCPINKKRPSPGKGPRERMKKMSDYGIQLREKQKLKRMYMLLEKQFKILFDKAERMKGITGENLITLLESRIDNIVYRLHFASSRSQARQLVNHGHIKVNGRRVTIPSYLVRENDVIEVHETSKKLVNIKESLKQFSRSGVSPWLELNPDEMRGKVLALPRRSDVTELADVKEHLIVELYSR, encoded by the coding sequence ATGGCAAGATACGTAGGACCTGCCTGCCGGCTCTGTCGCGCAGAACACACAAAATTATTTCTTAAGGGTGAACGCTGTAACTCCCCTAAGTGTCCCATAAACAAAAAACGTCCTTCCCCGGGGAAAGGTCCCCGCGAAAGGATGAAAAAGATGTCAGACTACGGGATACAGCTTCGGGAGAAGCAGAAACTGAAGAGAATGTACATGTTGCTTGAGAAGCAGTTCAAGATTCTCTTCGACAAAGCAGAACGCATGAAGGGAATTACCGGTGAAAACCTGATAACCCTTCTGGAAAGCAGAATTGATAACATCGTTTATCGGCTGCACTTCGCTTCTTCACGTTCACAGGCCCGACAGCTCGTTAACCATGGGCATATAAAGGTGAACGGCCGACGTGTGACTATTCCCTCCTACCTGGTAAGGGAAAATGATGTTATAGAAGTGCATGAAACAAGCAAAAAGCTTGTAAATATCAAGGAGAGCCTCAAGCAGTTCTCCCGGTCCGGGGTAAGTCCCTGGCTTGAGTTGAATCCTGATGAAATGAGGGGAAAGGTTCTGGCTCTACCCCGCCGTTCTGATGTAACTGAACTTGCAGATGTAAAAGAACATCTCATTGTAGAGCTCTATTCTCGGTAA
- the rplO gene encoding 50S ribosomal protein L15, whose protein sequence is MELHAPKGSTKKKIIVGRGNSARRGRTSGKGNNGQNARSGGGVRPGFEGGQMPLYRRVARRGFSNYPFKKEYLPVNLELIEKKFADGETVSLETLKEKKLVKGKNVAVKILANGEITKKLTFQVDHVSSAAKEKIEKAGGTVAVAAQEKSEKNAEEKGE, encoded by the coding sequence ATGGAATTGCATGCACCGAAAGGTTCTACAAAGAAAAAGATAATTGTGGGTCGTGGAAACTCCGCTCGACGGGGACGGACCTCTGGTAAAGGAAACAACGGTCAGAACGCACGTTCCGGTGGAGGGGTCCGACCCGGATTCGAGGGCGGGCAGATGCCTCTCTACAGGCGGGTTGCACGGCGGGGATTTTCAAATTATCCTTTTAAAAAGGAATATCTGCCGGTAAACCTCGAGCTGATCGAAAAGAAATTTGCCGACGGCGAAACTGTCAGCCTGGAAACTCTCAAAGAGAAGAAGCTTGTCAAGGGCAAGAACGTTGCCGTAAAAATTCTTGCGAACGGTGAAATAACAAAGAAGCTGACCTTCCAGGTTGATCATGTTTCATCCGCTGCAAAAGAAAAGATCGAGAAAGCCGGCGGTACTGTTGCCGTTGCTGCTCAGGAGAAAAGCGAAAAAAACGCCGAAGAAAAAGGCGAATAG
- the rpsE gene encoding 30S ribosomal protein S5 has translation MVERRDRDNRDRDRDKEFTEKLIKLNRVAKVVKGGRRFSFSALVVVGDQKGRVGLGFGKANDVTEAIRKSIEKAKKNMINLPLKNGTLPHEVIGQFKSAEVLMKPAAPGTGVIAGGPVRAVMDVSGVTDILSKSLGSKNTINIVKAVFEGFNNILDAKEVARNRGKSLAEMWG, from the coding sequence ATGGTGGAAAGACGAGATCGAGATAATCGCGATAGAGATCGGGATAAAGAATTTACTGAGAAGCTGATAAAACTGAACCGTGTCGCCAAGGTCGTCAAGGGTGGTCGCCGCTTTTCCTTCTCCGCTCTGGTAGTCGTTGGAGATCAGAAGGGCCGTGTAGGTCTGGGCTTTGGAAAGGCAAACGATGTAACCGAGGCGATCCGCAAGAGTATTGAGAAGGCAAAGAAGAATATGATAAACCTGCCTCTTAAAAATGGTACTCTGCCGCATGAAGTTATCGGTCAGTTCAAAAGTGCCGAGGTGCTCATGAAACCCGCGGCCCCGGGTACCGGCGTAATCGCCGGAGGTCCGGTACGTGCGGTTATGGATGTGAGTGGTGTTACCGATATCCTGAGTAAATCTCTGGGCTCCAAAAATACCATAAACATCGTAAAAGCGGTGTTTGAAGGCTTTAACAATATCCTCGACGCCAAAGAGGTTGCGAGGAACCGTGGTAAGAGCCTTGCGGAAATGTGGGGGTAA
- the secY gene encoding preprotein translocase subunit SecY — protein sequence MATNPLVDIFRIRDLRQRILFTLGMLVVFRLGANLPIPGINVKALNLYFMSQQGGAGVGITEYIDFFAGGAFKNFSIFMLGIMPYISTSIIMQLLVLVFPSLKRISEQEGGRKKIQRYTRYGTVVICLIQSYAVTIYANQIPDAININRTAYTFIAMLTVTTGTIFLMWIGEQISQRGIGNGISLLIFAGIVARMPAAFITLIEKVQIGELNPVFVILVLGMFIAVIGLVIYEQQGQRKIPVQYAKRVVGRRMYGAQNTYIPFKINPSGVIPVIFASSVLTFPLQIAGNLGGQVSWLQSLSYWLRPNGIPYLIMYTLLIIFFAYFYTQVTLNPHEIAKQIRENGGSIPGIRTDKIEEYLNTILSRIILPGALFLAFIAVIPSIVQMLFNFPLEVAMLMGGTSLLIMVGVDLDTMSQIEGHLRMHHHDGLVKKGKIRSRNL from the coding sequence ATGGCGACGAATCCACTAGTTGATATTTTCCGTATCCGCGACCTCAGACAAAGGATATTGTTTACCCTCGGAATGCTGGTTGTCTTTCGGCTTGGGGCCAACCTTCCAATTCCAGGTATAAACGTGAAAGCTTTGAATCTCTACTTTATGTCTCAGCAGGGAGGTGCGGGGGTCGGTATTACCGAGTATATCGACTTCTTTGCGGGTGGAGCGTTTAAGAACTTCTCCATTTTTATGCTTGGTATAATGCCCTACATCTCCACCTCGATCATCATGCAGCTTCTGGTGCTGGTTTTCCCCAGCCTCAAGCGCATAAGTGAACAGGAGGGGGGACGAAAGAAGATACAGCGCTACACTCGTTACGGAACGGTAGTAATATGTCTGATCCAGTCCTATGCCGTAACCATATATGCAAATCAGATCCCTGATGCCATAAACATAAACCGGACGGCTTATACTTTCATCGCAATGCTGACTGTTACGACGGGAACGATATTTCTTATGTGGATTGGCGAACAGATCAGTCAGCGGGGGATCGGTAACGGTATATCCCTGCTTATCTTCGCCGGTATCGTTGCCAGGATGCCCGCTGCATTTATCACCCTTATCGAGAAGGTGCAGATCGGCGAGCTGAACCCTGTCTTCGTTATTCTGGTCCTTGGAATGTTCATAGCAGTCATTGGGCTTGTAATCTACGAGCAGCAGGGTCAGCGAAAAATCCCGGTTCAGTATGCAAAGAGGGTGGTCGGTCGAAGGATGTACGGCGCACAAAACACCTACATACCCTTCAAAATCAACCCGTCAGGTGTAATACCTGTAATCTTTGCCTCCAGTGTACTGACCTTCCCGCTGCAGATTGCGGGAAACCTGGGGGGACAGGTAAGCTGGCTTCAGAGTCTCAGTTACTGGTTGCGGCCGAACGGTATTCCCTATCTTATTATGTACACCCTCTTGATTATCTTTTTTGCATACTTCTATACTCAGGTGACCCTGAATCCCCATGAAATTGCAAAACAGATACGGGAGAACGGGGGATCCATTCCCGGTATACGTACCGATAAGATTGAAGAGTATTTGAATACAATTTTGAGCCGGATTATACTGCCCGGTGCATTATTCCTGGCTTTTATTGCAGTTATACCTTCCATCGTGCAGATGCTCTTTAACTTTCCTCTGGAAGTGGCTATGCTGATGGGTGGAACATCGCTGCTTATTATGGTAGGTGTAGACCTTGATACGATGTCCCAGATCGAGGGACACCTGAGGATGCACCATCATGACGGCCTGGTTAAGAAGGGCAAAATTCGATCAAGAAACCTATAA
- the rpsM gene encoding 30S ribosomal protein S13, which produces MARIAGIDLPNKMTKIALTYIYGIGRSLAIEVCEKAGVDPDAKINDLTADEVNNIRQLLDNEYTVEGRLRTETALNIKRLMDIGCYRGLRHRRGLPLRGQRTKTNARTRKGKRKTVANKKKATK; this is translated from the coding sequence ATGGCACGTATTGCAGGTATCGACCTTCCAAATAAAATGACAAAGATTGCCCTGACCTATATTTACGGTATAGGAAGATCTTTGGCCATAGAGGTTTGCGAGAAAGCGGGTGTTGATCCCGATGCAAAAATAAATGATCTGACTGCAGACGAGGTAAACAATATTCGTCAGTTGCTGGATAATGAGTATACCGTTGAGGGCCGTCTGAGGACCGAAACAGCGCTCAATATCAAGCGGCTTATGGATATCGGGTGCTATCGCGGCTTACGGCACCGTCGAGGTTTACCCCTTCGAGGTCAGAGGACAAAAACGAACGCGCGTACCCGGAAGGGTAAGAGAAAGACCGTCGCCAACAAGAAAAAAGCGACCAAGTAG
- the rpsK gene encoding 30S ribosomal protein S11 — MAKVKKKKEKKTVYEGQVYIQATFNNTIVTITDMTGNAVSWASAGGLGFKGAKKSTPYAAQTTAETAAKKAMDYGLREVHVKVKGPGMGRESAIRSLGNLGLAVKSIRDITPIPHNGCRPRKSRRV, encoded by the coding sequence TTGGCTAAGGTTAAGAAGAAGAAAGAGAAAAAGACGGTATACGAAGGTCAGGTCTACATACAGGCTACCTTCAATAATACCATCGTTACTATCACTGATATGACAGGAAACGCCGTTTCATGGGCATCCGCCGGTGGATTGGGCTTTAAGGGTGCAAAAAAATCCACACCCTATGCGGCCCAGACTACAGCCGAAACGGCGGCCAAGAAGGCTATGGATTATGGCCTTCGGGAAGTGCATGTCAAGGTAAAGGGTCCGGGAATGGGACGCGAGTCTGCGATTCGTTCCCTTGGTAATCTGGGACTGGCGGTAAAGAGCATTCGCGATATTACCCCCATCCCGCATAATGGTTGCCGGCCCCGGAAGAGCAGAAGGGTATAA